Proteins encoded in a region of the Tripterygium wilfordii isolate XIE 37 chromosome 21, ASM1340144v1, whole genome shotgun sequence genome:
- the LOC119990161 gene encoding NAC domain-containing protein 73-like, with the protein MTWCNNNSDIQVAAVTQNPKQNNTLIDEVRTITCPSCGHHIQIQDQGGVEDLAGLPAGVKFDPSDQEILEHLEAKIKLSDSRKFNSLIDEFIPTLEGENGICYTHPEKLPGVSKDGQIRHFFHRPSKAYTTGTRKRRKVHTDDDGSETRWHKTGKTRPVFVDGTIKGFKKILVLYTNYGRQRKPEKTNWVMHQYHLGNNEEEKEGELVVSKVFYQTQPRQCGSSIKGSFDRKLKNPSHYLHNNPATKSALLVDYYNPSFIGYDHGSHGRESPTQLIPNMVVQGEGSSFIRLTSDTSKGKLNN; encoded by the exons ATGACATGGTGCAATAATAACTCGGACATTCAAGTAGCAGCAGTcacacaaaaccctaaacaaaacaaCACCTTAATCGATGAGGTTCGTACCATAACATGCCCTTCCTGTGGCCATCACATTCAAATTCAAGATCAG GGAGGAGTAGAGGATTTGGCAGGGCTACCAGCAGGAGTGAAGTTTGATCCAAGTGACCAGGAAATACTAGAACACTTAGAGGCCAAGATTAAATTATCAGATTCTCGAAAGTTCAATTCTCTTATTGATGAATTTATTCCAACACTAGAGGGGGAGAATGGTATTTGCTATACCCACCCAGAGAAGCTCCCAG GAGTAAGCAAAGATGGCCAAATTCGACACTTCTTTCATCGACCTTCAAAGGCATACACGACGGGAACAAGGAAACGAAGAAAGGTACACACAGATGATGATGGAAGTGAGACAAGATGGCACAAAACAGGCAAGACAAGGCCAGTCTTTGTTGATGGAACAATTAAGGGATTCAAGAAGATACTAGTGTTATACACCAACTATGGAAGGCAAAGGAAGCCTGAAAAGACTAATTGGGTGATGCACCAATACCATCTTGGcaacaatgaagaagaaaaagaaggagagCTAGTTGTGTCTAAGGTGTTCTATCAAACTCAGCCAAGACAATGTGGTTCAAGCATCAAAGGTTCTTTTGATAGGAAACTGAAAAACCCAAGTCATTATCTTCACAATAATCCTGCAACTAAATCTGCTCTTCTTGTTGACTACTACAATCCTTCTTTTATTGGTTATGATCATGGGAGTCATGGTAGAGAAAGCCCAACACAGTTGATTCCCAATATGGTTGTTCAAGGTGAAGGGTCATCGTTCATTCGATTAACTTCTGATACAAGCAAGGGGAAGCTTAATAATTAA
- the LOC119989259 gene encoding guanylate-binding protein 1-like — protein sequence MMKFFRGKETAADSSPESSPSFSPSLSCTPPSSSYQVTGPARPIRLVYCDEKGKFRMDPEAVATLQLVKEPIGVVSLCGRARQGKSFILNQLLGRSSGFQVASTHRPCTKGLWLWSAPIKRTAIDGTEYNLLLLDSEGIDAYDQTGTYSIQIFSLAVLLSSMFIYNQMGGIDEAAIDRLSLVTQMTKHIRIRASGGRTTASELGQFSPIFVWLLRDFYLDLVEDNRKITPRDYLELALRSVQGSGKDIASKNEIRDSIRALFPDRECFTLVRPINRENDLQRLDQISLDRLRPEFRSGLDALTKFVFERTRPKQLGATVMTGPVLIGITESYLEALNNGAVPTISSSWQSVEEVECRRAFDSATESYMSSFDRSKPIEEVALREAHDEAVQKALAVFNTSAVGVGSARKKYEGLLQKFFKKAFEDYKRNAFMEADLQCSSVIQSMEKRLRAACLASDANIDNVVKVLDALLSEYEASCHGPGKWQKVTVFLQRSLEGPIFDLAKRLADQIGSEKSSLMLKFRSIEDKMKLLNQQLEASEKYKSEYLKRYDDAINEKNKLSADYVGRITNLQSNYSSLNERCSSLMKALDSARQETSDWKRKYDQLMTKWKAEEDQASSEIALLKSRSSAADARLAAAQEQVKSAQEESDEWKRKYDVAVRETKAALEKAAIVQERANMETQLREDTLREEFSSSLAEKEEEIKVKKARLEHAEQCLTTLKLELEAARSKMKSYDAEITSLKLEIKGLGEKLETVNGKAQSFERDARILEQEKIHLEQKYQSEFKRFDEVQERCKLAERESKRAFESAEKAQSEAVEAQREKNEIQKLAMERLTQIERANRTIESLEREKTDMMNELDRVRVSEMNALSKVTTLEIRVEAREKEIESLLKSNNEDRATNVKVLKNLLEEERAAHGVANHRAETLSIQLQEAQTKLDGLQQQLTAVRFNETALDGKLKTTSHGKRLREHDYEVGVGSVQDMGTNDKSLRGNKRSRSTTSPLKHKQPEDGGSVFMDDADNRSQNIDQEDYTKFTVQKLKQELTKHNFGAELLQLRNPNKKDIIALYEKCVLQKS from the exons ATGATGAAATTTTTCAGAGGGAAGGAAACAGCCGCGGATTCTTCACCGGAATCATCACCGTCTTTTTCTCCGTCCTTGTCTTGCACGCCGCCCTCTTCGTCGTATCAAGTGACAGGTCCTGCCAGGCCGATCCGGTTGGTCTACTGCGATGAGAAGGGCAAGTTTCGTATGGATCCGGAAGCGGTGGCCACGTTGCAGCTCGTCAAGGAACCTATTGGCGTCGTTTCGTTGTGTGGCCGGGCTCGTCAGGGCAAAAGCTTTATCTTAAATCAG CTTCTTGGGAGAAGTAGTGGATTTCAAGTGGCATCAACCCACCGACCATGCACAAAAGGTCTTTGGTTATGGAGTGCACCGATAAAGAGAACTGCTATTGATGGGACTGAGTACAATCTTTTGCTACTAGATAGTGAAGGGATAGATGCTTATGATCAGACG GGAACATACAGCATTCAGATATTTTCCTTAGCTGTCCTCTTATCTAGCATGTTCATTTATAATCAG ATGGGTGGTATAGACGAGGCTGCAATTGATCGTCTCTCTCTAGTTACTCAAATGACAAAACACATTCGCATCAGAGCCTCTGGAGGGAGGACTACTGCTTCTGAACTCGGGCAATTCTCCCCAATTTTTGTTTGGCTTCTAAGG GACTTCTACTTGGATTTGGTCGAGGATAATCGGAAAATAACACCCCGCGACTATCTAGAGCTTGCTTTGCGTTCAGTCCAGGGGAGTGGAAAAGATATAGCTTCCAAAAATGAG ATTCGAGACTCCATCAGAGCTCTTTTTCCAGATAGAGAATGCTTTACACTTGTGAGGCCAATAAATCGTGAAAATGATCTCCAGCGACTGGATCAAATTTCG CTTGACAGGTTAAGGCCTGAGTTTAGATCTGGGCTGGATGCATTGACAAAATTTGTGTTCGAGAGAACGAGGCCCAAGCAACTTGGCGCTACTGTGATGACTGGTCCTGTTCTTATTGGTATTACGGAGTCGTATCTGGAGGCTTTGAATAATGGTGCAGTGCCAACAATATCCTCTTCATGGCAG AGTGTTGAAGAAGTGGAGTGTCGTAGAGCATTTGACTCTGCTACTGAGTCTTATATGTCCAGTTTTGACCGCTCAAAGCCAATTGAGGAA GTTGCTTTGAGGGAAGCACATGATGAGGCGGTTCAAAAAGCACTGGCTGTCTTTAATACTAGTGCTGTTGGGGTTGGTTCTGCAAGGAAGAAGTATGAGGGCCTTCTCCAGAAGTTCTTCAAAAAGGCATTTGAG GATTACAAGAGGAATGCATTTATGGAGGCAGACTTGCAATGTTCAAGTGTCATACAGAGCATGGAAAAGAGGCTTAGAGCAGCTTGCCTTGCTTCCGATGCAAACATAGATAATGTTGTGAAA GTTCTTGATGCCCTTCTATCGGAGTATGAAGCATCTTGCCATGGCCCAGGGAAATGGCAGAAGGTGACAGTTTTCCTTCAACGAAG CTTGGAAGGCCCAATTTTTGACCTTGCCAAGAGGCTTGCCGATCAAATAGGATCGGAGAAGAGTTCTCTCATGTTGAAATTCCGATCTATCGAAGATAAGATGAAGTTGCTTAATCAGCAACTAGAAGCTAGTGAGAAATACAAGTCAGAATATCTGAAGCGTTATGATGATGCTATTAATGAGAAGAACAAGCTTTCTGCTGATTATGTTGGTCGCATAACAAATTTGCAGAGTAATTACAGTTCACTGAATGAGAGGTGTTCTAGCTTGATGAAAGCATTGGATTCTGCCAGGCAAGAGACTTCGGActggaaaagaaaatatgatCAGCTGATGACAAAGTGGAAAGCTGAGGAAGATCAGGCCAGTTCAGAAATTGCACTTCTGAAGTCCAGGAGCAGTGCTGCGGACGCAAGGCTGGCTGCTGCTCAGGAGCAAGTTAAGTCTGCTCAAGAGGAGTCAGATGAGTGGAAACGGAAGTATGATGTTGCTGTTAGAGAAACAAAAGCTGCTCTTGAGAAGGCAGCAATTGTTCAAGAACGTGCTAATATGGAAACACAACTCAGAGAGGATACATTACGAGAGGAGTTCTCCAGCAGTTTGGCTGAAAAG GAGGAAGAAATAAAGGTGAAAAAGGCAAGGCTTGAGCACGCTGAGCAGTGTTTGACAACACTAAAATTAGAGTTGGAG GCTGCAAGGTCTAAAATGAAGAGCTATGATGCGGAGATAACATCACTGAAACTTGAAATCAAAGGGTTGGGTGAAAAGCTTGAGACTGTTAATGGTAAGGCCCAATCGTTTGAGAGAGACGCGAGGATATTAGAGCAGGAGAAGATCCATCTGGAGCAAAAGTACCAATCTGAATTCAAGAGGTTTGATGAAGTCCAGGAACGATGTAAACTCGCTGAAAGGGAATCTAAGAGGGCCTTTGAATCAGCTGAAAAAGCGCAGTCTGAAGCGGTTGAGGCACAGAGGGAAAAGAATGAGATTCAGAAGTTGGCAATGGAAAGATTGACCCAAATCGAGAGAGCAAATAGGACAATTGAAAgtttggagagagagaaaactgACATGATGAACGAATTAGATAGAGTACGTGTATCGGAGATGAATGCGCTTTCCAAAGTTACAACTCTAGAAATAAGAGTTGAagcaagagagaaagaaatcgAGTCATTATTGAAGTCAAACAATGAGGATAGGGCAACTAATGTTAAAGTCCTTAAAAATCTTCTGGAAGAGGAACGCGCAGCCCATGGTGTTGCAAACCATAGGGCAGAAACCTTGTCTATTCAATTGCAGGAAGCACAGACGAAACTTGATGGGCTCCAACAACAATTGACTGCGGTTCGTTTCAATGAAACAGCACTGGATGGTAAGCTTAAGACTACTTCCCATGGGAAACGTCTAAGAGAGCACGACTATGAAGTAGGTGTGGGTTCTGTTCAAGACATGGGCACAAATGACAAAAGTTTAAGAGGAAATAAGAGATCGAGAAGCACAACAAGCCCTCTAAAGCACAAGCAGCCGGAAGATGGTGGTTCTGTGTTCATGGATGATGCAGACAATCGGAGTCAAAATATTGATCAAGAAGACTACACTAAGTTTACCGTGCAGAAACTTAAGCAGGAGCTCACGAAGCATAATTTTGGTGCTGAGCTACTTCAGTTGAGGAATCCCAACAAGAAAGACATCATTGCTCTGTACGAAAAATGTGTTCTGCAGAAGTCTTGA